A genomic segment from Burkholderia plantarii encodes:
- a CDS encoding Crp/Fnr family transcriptional regulator, which translates to METTDSPDSNPRYPSARKPCPMTDAALANPPSGTAPPAVPALPALAVLFGRCGWFRALAPEHQARVLADARAEWREAGEAVARRHAPSGDWIGVHDGLVKLAIHNAQGRGCTLSGVPSGGWFGEGSVIKRELRKYDVIAIRRSLMLFVPSATFHALLDTSLPFTGFVIRQLNNRMGEFIASIQNARLLDVDARVAQALAQLMNPDLYPDTGATLPISQEELAMLVGVSRQRINPSLRQLERAGLLRIAYNEIAVTDLARLRTIGTDQI; encoded by the coding sequence ATCGAAACGACAGACTCGCCCGATTCGAACCCGCGTTATCCCTCTGCTCGCAAACCCTGCCCCATGACCGACGCCGCCCTCGCGAATCCTCCGTCCGGTACCGCGCCGCCCGCCGTGCCGGCGCTGCCCGCGCTCGCCGTGCTGTTCGGGCGCTGCGGCTGGTTTCGCGCGCTCGCGCCCGAGCACCAGGCGCGCGTGCTGGCCGACGCGCGGGCCGAGTGGCGCGAGGCGGGCGAGGCGGTGGCGCGCCGCCACGCGCCGTCCGGCGACTGGATCGGCGTGCACGACGGGCTCGTCAAGCTCGCGATCCACAACGCGCAGGGGCGCGGCTGCACGCTCTCGGGCGTGCCCTCGGGCGGCTGGTTCGGCGAGGGCAGCGTGATCAAGCGCGAGCTGCGCAAGTACGACGTGATCGCGATCCGCCGCTCGCTGATGCTGTTCGTGCCGTCGGCCACGTTCCATGCGCTGCTCGACACCAGCCTGCCGTTCACGGGTTTCGTGATCCGCCAGCTCAACAACCGGATGGGCGAATTCATCGCCTCGATCCAGAACGCGCGGCTGCTCGACGTGGACGCGCGCGTCGCGCAGGCGCTCGCGCAGCTGATGAACCCCGATCTCTATCCCGACACCGGCGCCACGCTGCCGATCTCGCAGGAAGAACTCGCGATGCTGGTGGGCGTGTCGCGGCAGCGGATCAACCCGTCGCTGCGGCAGCTGGAACGCGCGGGATTGCTGCGGATCGCCTACAACGAGATCGCCGTGACCGATCTGGCGCGGCTGCGCACGATCGGCACCGACCAGATCTGA
- a CDS encoding acyl-CoA synthetase, with product MTQLFETGLGRREANHVALTPIDFIARAAEVYGSRLAVVHGAQRTTWSEAYERARRLAGALAEAGIGRGDTVAAVLPNIPPMIDAHFGVPMAGAVLNAINTRLDVASILFMLRHGEARLLIVDTEYAELARRVAQELPAVRIVCVADALPADPASFGGATDYEAFLAGGDPNYAWTPPADEWDAIALNYTSGTTGEPKGVVYHHRGAYLAALSNLLEWDMPKHAVYLWTLPMFHCNGWCFPWAVAARAGVNVCLRKFDPRTVFELIRRERVTHYSGAPIVHGALADAPAEWRAGIEHVVHAQVAGAAPAPAVIAKMKAIGFELLHVYGLTEIYGPATVCAEQQHWATLPDEEVARMKARQGVRYHLQAGATVLDPDTMQSVPADGETLGEIMFRGNLCMKGYLKNPKATDEAFAGGWFHTGDLGVLTPDGYIRIKDRRKDIIISGGENISSIEVEDALYRHPAVAVAAVVALPDPKWGEVPCAFVELREGMQASEAEILAHCRTLLAGYKMPKAVRFGELPKTSTGKIQKFQLRTQARAERESDEGARAGNAALAADRTG from the coding sequence ATGACGCAGCTGTTCGAGACCGGGCTGGGCCGGCGCGAGGCGAACCACGTAGCGCTCACGCCGATCGATTTCATCGCGCGCGCGGCGGAGGTATACGGCAGCCGGCTCGCGGTGGTGCATGGCGCGCAGCGCACTACCTGGAGCGAGGCCTACGAGCGCGCGCGGCGGCTGGCCGGCGCGCTGGCCGAGGCCGGCATCGGCCGCGGCGACACGGTGGCCGCCGTGCTGCCCAACATCCCGCCGATGATCGACGCGCACTTCGGCGTGCCGATGGCGGGCGCCGTGCTCAACGCCATCAACACGCGGCTCGACGTGGCCTCGATCCTGTTCATGCTGCGCCACGGCGAGGCCAGGCTGCTGATCGTCGATACCGAATACGCCGAACTCGCGCGGCGCGTGGCGCAGGAGCTGCCGGCGGTGCGCATCGTCTGCGTGGCCGACGCGCTGCCGGCCGACCCCGCCAGCTTCGGCGGCGCGACCGACTACGAGGCGTTCCTCGCCGGCGGCGACCCCAACTACGCCTGGACGCCGCCCGCCGACGAGTGGGACGCGATCGCGCTCAACTACACCTCCGGCACCACCGGCGAGCCGAAGGGCGTGGTGTACCACCACCGTGGCGCCTATCTCGCGGCGCTCTCGAACCTGCTCGAGTGGGACATGCCCAAGCATGCCGTCTACCTCTGGACGCTGCCGATGTTCCACTGCAACGGCTGGTGCTTCCCGTGGGCGGTGGCGGCGCGCGCGGGCGTGAACGTCTGCCTGCGCAAGTTCGATCCGCGCACCGTGTTCGAGCTGATCCGCCGCGAGCGCGTGACCCACTACAGCGGCGCGCCGATCGTCCACGGCGCGCTGGCCGACGCGCCGGCCGAATGGCGTGCCGGCATCGAGCACGTGGTCCACGCGCAGGTGGCGGGCGCCGCGCCCGCGCCGGCCGTGATCGCGAAGATGAAGGCGATCGGCTTCGAACTGCTGCACGTGTACGGGCTGACCGAGATCTACGGGCCGGCCACCGTCTGCGCCGAGCAGCAGCACTGGGCCACGTTGCCCGACGAGGAGGTGGCGCGGATGAAGGCGCGGCAGGGCGTGCGCTACCACCTGCAGGCCGGCGCCACCGTGCTCGACCCCGACACCATGCAGAGCGTGCCCGCCGACGGCGAGACGCTCGGCGAGATCATGTTTCGCGGCAACCTCTGCATGAAGGGCTACCTGAAGAATCCCAAGGCGACCGACGAGGCGTTCGCGGGCGGCTGGTTCCATACCGGCGATCTCGGCGTGCTGACGCCGGACGGCTACATCCGCATCAAGGATCGTCGCAAGGACATCATCATCTCCGGTGGCGAGAACATCTCGAGCATCGAGGTGGAGGACGCGCTGTACCGGCATCCGGCGGTGGCCGTGGCCGCGGTGGTGGCGCTGCCGGACCCGAAGTGGGGCGAGGTGCCGTGCGCGTTCGTCGAACTGCGCGAGGGCATGCAGGCGAGCGAGGCCGAGATCCTCGCGCACTGCCGCACGCTGCTGGCCGGCTACAAGATGCCGAAAGCGGTCCGCTTCGGCGAGCTGCCGAAGACGTCCACCGGCAAGATCCAGAAGTTCCAGCTGCGTACGCAGGCGCGCGCGGAGCGGGAGAGCGACGAGGGCGCGCGGGCGGGGAATGCCGCGCTCGCGGCGGACCGGACCGGTTGA
- a CDS encoding 2,4'-dihydroxyacetophenone dioxygenase family protein produces MIPVMIPADFALPPIHCLQHDDLPWLPMADALPGLAIQYLHIDAARDELTVLLRMPVGMALPRHRHEGTVFVYTLEGEWRYREYDWIARAGSTVLEPAGSVHTPETLASPSGQVITLNVMRGDLVLLDDDGRDVARENCRVALLRQRRFARGAPAAGTPFVTR; encoded by the coding sequence ATGATCCCCGTCATGATTCCAGCCGATTTCGCGCTGCCGCCGATCCATTGCCTGCAACACGACGATCTGCCCTGGCTGCCGATGGCGGACGCGCTGCCGGGACTCGCGATCCAGTACCTGCACATCGACGCCGCGCGCGACGAACTGACCGTGCTGCTGCGCATGCCGGTGGGCATGGCGCTGCCGCGGCACCGGCACGAAGGCACGGTGTTCGTCTATACGCTGGAGGGCGAGTGGCGCTATCGCGAATACGACTGGATCGCGCGCGCCGGCAGCACGGTGCTGGAGCCGGCCGGCTCGGTCCACACGCCCGAGACGCTGGCCTCGCCGAGCGGCCAGGTGATCACGCTCAACGTGATGCGCGGCGACCTCGTGCTGCTCGACGACGACGGCCGCGACGTCGCGCGCGAGAACTGTCGCGTGGCGCTGCTGCGGCAGCGCCGGTTCGCGCGCGGCGCGCCGGCTGCCGGCACGCCGTTCGTCACGCGCTGA
- a CDS encoding DUF3857 domain-containing protein, with amino-acid sequence MTGITRCRRVAAAPLARLVSFALAASCVAAHAAAYRPDTTLLTQDIVYDVHADGTYTKDVTESWRIDTEKGVREDGEGRLSYSTSLQALDVTEAYTLTKDGRRVAVGAGQIHDQQTPESARAPMFDDNKVKVVVFPAVEVGATLVLHSRLTQKVPIFPGQFSALNYFTDNVRRESMQLTVRAPADMPLHVDAVDLPGGRVESDRPDTQVWRWSLTGRPARTPELSATANLDHSPRVAITSFADYAQIGAAYQQRALDKAAVTPRVRALAEQLTQGVSDRRKQAEILYDWVSTQIRYVAIHLGFGGVVPHDADAILAAGYGDCKDHVTLLEALLAARSIRSEPVLINLGDAYWVPKVALPLGVFDHAISWLPEFDLYVDSTAGFARFGVLPPGELGKVALVAGGEGSPGGLRTLPLANPDTARVTVTTRMNVARDGTVTGSARVENGGYFDLAARQLMASVPPGMEEQLAERVLFVTGQDGSGTYHHGDVRDLSVPFDYGADFRLPDYALFPGPGAFKVPPGLGSFEGISGTFIAAGPDTRKFAIAVPGRHLTEISIITLPAAIRVPRLPKPVSVSSPLGTYTATYRANGATVTVTRDLWLTPPGPVITPADYPAFRKLGLAVKRDLRTQLVY; translated from the coding sequence ATGACCGGAATCACCCGCTGCCGGAGAGTGGCAGCCGCGCCGCTTGCTCGGCTCGTTTCGTTCGCCCTGGCGGCATCGTGCGTGGCCGCGCACGCGGCCGCCTACCGCCCGGACACCACCCTGCTCACGCAGGACATCGTCTACGACGTCCACGCCGACGGCACCTACACGAAGGACGTGACCGAAAGCTGGCGGATCGACACCGAGAAGGGCGTGCGCGAGGACGGCGAAGGGCGGCTTTCCTACAGCACCTCGCTGCAGGCGCTCGACGTGACCGAGGCCTACACGCTGACGAAGGACGGCCGGCGCGTGGCCGTCGGCGCCGGGCAGATCCACGATCAGCAGACCCCCGAGAGCGCGCGGGCACCGATGTTCGACGACAACAAGGTGAAGGTCGTGGTGTTCCCGGCCGTCGAGGTGGGCGCGACGCTGGTGCTGCATTCGCGGCTCACGCAGAAGGTGCCGATCTTCCCGGGCCAGTTCTCGGCGCTGAACTACTTCACCGACAACGTGCGCCGCGAGTCGATGCAACTGACGGTGCGTGCGCCGGCCGACATGCCGCTGCACGTCGATGCCGTCGATCTGCCGGGCGGTCGCGTCGAGTCCGACCGGCCCGACACGCAGGTGTGGCGCTGGTCGCTGACCGGGCGACCGGCGCGCACGCCGGAGCTGTCGGCGACGGCCAACCTCGATCACAGCCCGCGCGTGGCGATCACGAGCTTCGCCGACTATGCGCAGATCGGTGCCGCCTATCAGCAGCGCGCGCTCGACAAGGCGGCCGTGACGCCGCGCGTGCGTGCGCTCGCCGAGCAGCTCACGCAGGGCGTGAGCGACCGCCGCAAGCAGGCCGAGATCCTCTACGACTGGGTCAGCACGCAGATCCGCTACGTGGCGATCCATCTCGGCTTCGGCGGTGTGGTGCCGCATGACGCCGACGCGATCCTGGCCGCCGGCTACGGCGACTGCAAGGACCATGTCACGCTGCTGGAGGCGCTGCTCGCCGCCAGGTCGATCCGCAGCGAACCGGTGCTGATCAACCTCGGCGACGCTTACTGGGTGCCGAAGGTGGCGCTGCCGCTCGGCGTGTTCGACCACGCCATCAGCTGGCTGCCCGAATTCGATCTGTACGTCGATTCGACCGCCGGTTTCGCGCGCTTCGGCGTGCTGCCGCCGGGCGAACTCGGCAAGGTGGCGCTGGTGGCCGGCGGCGAGGGGAGCCCGGGCGGGCTGCGCACGCTGCCGCTCGCGAATCCCGACACCGCGCGCGTGACCGTGACGACGCGCATGAACGTCGCGCGCGACGGCACCGTGACCGGCAGCGCCCGGGTCGAGAACGGCGGCTACTTCGATCTGGCCGCGCGGCAACTGATGGCGTCCGTGCCGCCCGGCATGGAGGAGCAGCTGGCCGAGCGCGTGCTGTTCGTGACCGGTCAGGACGGCTCGGGCACCTATCACCATGGCGACGTGCGCGACCTGAGCGTGCCGTTCGACTATGGCGCCGACTTCCGGCTGCCCGACTACGCGCTGTTCCCCGGGCCGGGCGCGTTCAAGGTGCCGCCGGGCCTCGGCAGCTTCGAGGGCATCAGCGGAACCTTCATCGCGGCGGGGCCGGACACGCGGAAGTTCGCGATCGCCGTGCCGGGCCGCCACCTGACCGAGATCTCGATCATCACGCTGCCCGCCGCGATCCGCGTGCCGCGCCTGCCGAAGCCGGTGTCGGTGTCGTCGCCGCTCGGCACGTATACGGCCACCTACCGCGCGAACGGGGCCACCGTGACCGTCACGCGCGACCTGTGGCTCACGCCGCCCGGGCCGGTGATCACGCCGGCCGATTATCCGGCGTTCCGCAAGCTCGGGCTGGCCGTGAAGCGCGATCTGCGCACGCAGCTCGTGTATTGA
- the zwf gene encoding glucose-6-phosphate dehydrogenase, whose amino-acid sequence MPMNDANRQPSDESRQPASTKVPAPSRGEPASPAGRHPAPPCTLVIFGAGGDLTSRLLMPALYNLAVDGLLDDGTKIIGVNHGERETGAWRDDLHSALQKLAADKASTFHAGKLDGHAWDWVAQRLQYMAGDFEDDGAYQRLAQQLGKDGKGDAGGNVVFYLAVSGRFFKPIVERLGKAGLLKEAGDGGPFRRVVIEKPFGSDLASARDLNQHLLGFMKESQIYRIDHFLGKDTVQSILAVRFANALFEPIWRREYIDSVQITASEVIGVERRGSFYEQTGAFRDMVPNHLFQLLGMVAMEPPNSFDAEAVRDKKAEIFDALKPLAPQDVVFGQYTAGPGGAAYRDEPDVARDSTTETYAAARVQIDNWRWAGVPFYLRTGKRLAERRTEISVQLKPVPFRLFRDTPNDALTPNVLTLRIDPSHGTSFDFNVKTPGPVMQIGAVRSSFDYDAFFPERANVGYETLLYDCLLGDETLFQRADSIESTWEAAEAVLHPRDGAAIPVHDYPAGSEGPAEADALIERDGRAWRPLEAREAGAGADSRPDSKSKSKSDAKPDAGKA is encoded by the coding sequence ATGCCGATGAACGATGCCAACCGCCAACCCTCCGACGAATCGCGCCAGCCGGCCAGCACGAAGGTGCCCGCGCCGTCGCGCGGCGAACCCGCGTCGCCGGCCGGCCGGCACCCCGCGCCGCCATGCACGCTGGTGATCTTCGGCGCCGGCGGCGACCTGACGAGCCGGCTGCTGATGCCCGCGCTCTACAACCTCGCGGTGGACGGCCTGCTCGACGACGGCACCAAGATCATCGGCGTCAATCACGGCGAACGCGAGACCGGGGCGTGGCGCGACGATTTACACAGCGCATTGCAAAAGCTCGCCGCCGACAAGGCCAGCACCTTTCACGCCGGCAAGCTGGACGGGCACGCCTGGGACTGGGTCGCGCAGCGCCTGCAGTACATGGCCGGCGACTTCGAGGACGACGGCGCCTACCAGCGCCTCGCGCAGCAACTCGGCAAGGACGGCAAGGGCGACGCCGGCGGCAACGTGGTGTTCTACCTCGCCGTGAGCGGGCGCTTCTTCAAGCCGATCGTCGAGCGCCTCGGCAAGGCCGGCCTGCTGAAGGAGGCCGGCGACGGCGGGCCGTTCCGCCGCGTCGTGATCGAGAAGCCGTTCGGCAGCGATCTGGCCTCGGCGCGCGACCTGAACCAGCACCTGCTCGGCTTCATGAAGGAGTCGCAGATCTACCGGATCGACCACTTCCTCGGCAAGGACACGGTGCAGAGCATCCTGGCCGTGCGCTTCGCCAACGCGCTGTTCGAGCCGATCTGGCGGCGCGAGTACATCGACAGCGTGCAGATCACCGCGTCCGAGGTGATCGGCGTGGAGCGGCGCGGCAGCTTCTACGAGCAGACCGGCGCGTTCCGCGACATGGTGCCGAACCATCTGTTCCAACTGCTCGGCATGGTCGCGATGGAGCCGCCGAACTCGTTCGACGCGGAAGCCGTGCGCGACAAGAAGGCCGAGATCTTCGACGCGCTGAAGCCGCTCGCGCCGCAGGACGTGGTGTTCGGCCAGTACACGGCCGGGCCGGGCGGCGCGGCCTATCGCGACGAGCCCGACGTGGCGCGCGACAGCACGACCGAGACCTACGCGGCGGCGCGCGTGCAGATCGACAACTGGCGCTGGGCCGGCGTGCCGTTCTACCTGCGCACCGGCAAGCGGCTGGCCGAGCGGCGCACCGAGATCTCGGTGCAGCTGAAGCCGGTGCCGTTCCGGCTGTTCCGCGACACCCCCAACGACGCGCTGACGCCGAACGTGCTGACGCTGCGCATCGATCCCTCGCACGGCACCAGCTTCGACTTCAACGTGAAGACGCCGGGGCCGGTCATGCAGATCGGCGCGGTGCGCTCGTCGTTCGATTACGATGCGTTTTTCCCCGAGCGCGCGAACGTCGGCTACGAGACGCTGCTTTACGACTGCCTGCTCGGCGACGAGACGCTGTTCCAGCGCGCGGACAGCATCGAATCGACCTGGGAAGCCGCCGAAGCCGTGCTGCACCCGCGCGACGGCGCCGCGATCCCCGTGCATGACTACCCGGCCGGCAGCGAGGGGCCGGCCGAGGCCGACGCGCTGATCGAGCGCGACGGGCGCGCGTGGCGCCCGCTCGAGGCGCGGGAGGCGGGCGCCGGGGCGGATTCAAGGCCGGATTCGAAGTCGAAGTCGAAATCGGATGCGAAGCCGGACGCCGGCAAGGCGTGA
- a CDS encoding ROK family protein translates to MKPSKKPSTKPHDANDAADSSGGGRILSIDIGGSGLKAAIVDTRANMLGKRVRVETPHPCPPGLLVDTLHALVAPLIASHAPSRVSIGFPGFVRDNRVLTAPHIGPDGWRDVPLAAMLGERLGIDAVRMINDAEMQGLAAIEGHGLEFVLTLGTGAGTALFRDGELMPHLELAHHPVSKKHAYDEYIGDAARRKAGNKRWSRRVGKVIDILESLVHYDRLWIGGGNAARLKLALPPNVATVPNDRGIEGGALLWHPRSVREARRG, encoded by the coding sequence ATGAAACCGAGCAAGAAACCCAGCACGAAACCCCATGACGCGAACGACGCGGCCGATTCCAGCGGCGGCGGGCGCATCCTCTCCATCGACATCGGCGGCAGCGGGCTGAAGGCGGCCATCGTCGACACCCGGGCGAACATGCTCGGCAAGCGCGTGCGCGTGGAGACGCCGCATCCGTGCCCGCCGGGGCTGCTGGTCGATACGCTGCACGCGCTCGTCGCGCCGCTGATCGCGAGCCATGCGCCGTCGCGCGTGTCGATCGGCTTTCCCGGCTTCGTGCGCGACAACCGCGTGCTGACTGCGCCGCACATCGGCCCGGACGGCTGGCGCGACGTGCCGCTCGCGGCGATGCTCGGCGAGCGGCTCGGCATCGACGCGGTGCGCATGATCAACGACGCGGAGATGCAGGGCCTGGCCGCGATCGAGGGGCACGGCCTCGAATTCGTGCTGACGCTCGGCACCGGCGCCGGCACGGCGCTGTTCCGCGACGGCGAGCTGATGCCGCATCTCGAGCTCGCGCATCATCCGGTCAGCAAGAAGCACGCGTATGACGAATACATCGGCGACGCGGCGCGCCGCAAGGCCGGCAACAAGCGCTGGAGCCGGCGCGTCGGGAAGGTCATCGACATCCTCGAATCGCTCGTGCATTACGACAGGCTGTGGATCGGCGGCGGCAATGCCGCCCGGCTGAAGCTGGCGCTGCCGCCGAACGTGGCGACGGTGCCGAACGATCGCGGCATCGAGGGCGGGGCGCTGCTGTGGCATCCGCGCTCGGTGCGGGAAGCGCGGCGGGGCTGA
- the cobF gene encoding precorrin-6A synthase (deacetylating), which translates to MKRILVIGIGAGNPDYLTVQAIKALNRADVFFVMDKGAAKSKLIELRREIVERYATERNYRVVEATSPERGPDGASYVGAVETLNRDKQAVFERLIADELRDGECGAFLVWGDPALYDSTLRILDAILADGRPGFDYEVIPGISSVQALAAQHRVPLNAIGRAFEVTNGRGLAEAGFPARADSVVVMLDARNAFTRLDGGDLEIFWGAYVGTPDEILISGPLDEVRDEIVRVRAEARERHGWIMDTYLLRKRARGNG; encoded by the coding sequence GTGAAACGCATTCTTGTGATCGGCATCGGCGCCGGCAATCCCGACTACCTGACCGTGCAGGCCATCAAGGCGCTGAACCGCGCCGACGTGTTCTTCGTGATGGACAAGGGCGCGGCCAAGAGCAAGCTGATCGAGCTGCGCCGCGAGATCGTCGAGCGCTACGCGACCGAGCGCAACTACCGCGTGGTCGAGGCCACGAGCCCCGAGCGCGGTCCCGACGGCGCCAGCTACGTGGGCGCCGTCGAGACGCTGAACCGCGACAAGCAGGCCGTGTTCGAGCGGCTGATCGCCGACGAACTGCGCGACGGAGAATGCGGCGCGTTCCTCGTGTGGGGCGATCCCGCGCTCTACGACAGCACGCTGCGCATCCTCGACGCGATCCTCGCCGATGGCCGGCCTGGCTTCGACTACGAGGTGATCCCCGGCATCAGCAGCGTGCAGGCGCTCGCGGCGCAGCATCGCGTGCCGCTCAACGCGATCGGCCGCGCGTTCGAGGTCACCAACGGCCGCGGGCTCGCCGAGGCCGGTTTCCCCGCGCGGGCGGACAGCGTGGTCGTGATGCTGGACGCGCGGAACGCGTTCACGCGCCTGGACGGCGGCGATCTCGAGATCTTCTGGGGCGCCTACGTCGGTACGCCCGACGAGATCCTGATATCCGGTCCGCTCGACGAGGTGCGCGACGAGATCGTGCGGGTGCGCGCCGAGGCGCGTGAGCGGCACGGCTGGATCATGGATACCTATCTGCTCAGGAAGCGCGCGCGCGGCAACGGCTGA
- a CDS encoding alpha/beta hydrolase → MDDTRRNLLGAAVGGTLGALLPAAARAQEPAKEPATAAPPRLLPDEAIRLWRDLPPDPLPDMNLDGERVIRRGAVIGVVAPRLHVYRPATPNGAAALVIAGGGYECVELAHESGPVCRWLASLGVTAYELVYRLPEQGWQRGAPLQDGQRAMRVIRSRAQRDGIDPARIAILGFSAGGHLAGMTAFDPNARRYPETDGADRLSARPNLAALMYPVLTLLPPFDHTRSHRHLLGDAPSTGAAEALSPVLRIDANAPRTFLAQALDDPIVPVDNVLLAHTALRNARVPAALHVYQSGGHGWSLGVPDSEPASWPKLFARWARTNRWFG, encoded by the coding sequence ATGGACGACACCCGCCGCAATCTGCTCGGCGCCGCCGTGGGCGGCACGCTCGGCGCGCTGCTGCCGGCCGCCGCGCGCGCCCAGGAACCCGCGAAGGAACCGGCCACGGCCGCGCCGCCGCGCCTGCTGCCCGACGAGGCAATCCGGCTGTGGCGCGACCTGCCGCCCGACCCGCTGCCCGACATGAACCTCGACGGCGAGCGCGTGATCCGGCGCGGCGCCGTGATCGGCGTGGTCGCGCCGCGCCTGCACGTGTACCGGCCCGCCACGCCGAACGGCGCGGCCGCGCTGGTGATCGCGGGCGGCGGCTACGAATGCGTGGAGCTGGCCCATGAAAGCGGCCCGGTCTGCCGCTGGCTCGCCTCGCTCGGCGTGACCGCCTACGAACTCGTCTACCGGCTGCCGGAGCAGGGCTGGCAGCGCGGCGCGCCGCTGCAGGACGGCCAGCGCGCGATGCGCGTGATCCGCTCGCGCGCGCAGCGCGACGGCATCGATCCGGCGCGCATCGCGATCCTGGGCTTCTCGGCGGGCGGCCACCTGGCCGGCATGACCGCGTTCGATCCGAACGCGCGGCGCTATCCCGAGACGGACGGCGCGGACCGGCTCTCGGCGCGCCCGAATCTCGCCGCGCTGATGTATCCGGTGCTGACGCTGCTGCCGCCGTTCGACCACACGCGCTCGCACCGCCACCTGCTCGGCGACGCGCCGTCGACGGGCGCCGCCGAGGCGCTCTCGCCGGTGCTGCGGATCGACGCCAACGCGCCGCGCACGTTCCTCGCGCAGGCGCTCGACGATCCGATCGTGCCGGTGGACAACGTGCTGCTCGCGCATACCGCGCTGCGCAACGCGCGCGTGCCGGCCGCGCTGCACGTCTACCAGTCGGGCGGGCACGGCTGGTCGCTCGGGGTGCCGGACAGCGAGCCGGCCTCCTGGCCGAAGCTGTTCGCGCGCTGGGCGCGCACCAACCGCTGGTTCGGTTGA
- the arsH gene encoding arsenical resistance protein ArsH: protein MRGASMPEPTHDLPQVDSACFQVPDPARLSNRSPSSHAPRILLLYGSVRERSFSRLLTREAARLLAAMGAEPRIFDPGGLPLPDDAPETHPKVAELRELVQWSEGMVWCSPERHGAMTGIMKAQIDWIPLSIGAVRPTQGKTLAVMQVSGGSQSFNAVNQMRILGRWMRMLTIPNQSSVAKAFMEFDERDRMRPSAYFDRVVDVMEELVKFTFLTRDTGAYLLDRYSERKESAEALSKRVNQRGI, encoded by the coding sequence ATGCGCGGGGCAAGCATGCCTGAGCCCACCCACGACCTGCCGCAGGTGGACAGCGCCTGTTTCCAGGTTCCCGACCCGGCCCGCCTGTCGAACCGTTCCCCGTCCTCGCATGCGCCACGCATCCTGTTGCTCTACGGCTCGGTCCGCGAGCGCTCGTTCAGCCGCCTGCTGACGCGGGAAGCGGCGCGCCTGCTGGCGGCAATGGGCGCCGAGCCGCGCATCTTCGATCCGGGCGGCCTGCCCCTGCCCGACGACGCGCCCGAGACCCATCCGAAGGTGGCCGAGCTCCGCGAACTGGTGCAGTGGTCGGAGGGCATGGTGTGGTGTTCCCCGGAGCGCCACGGCGCGATGACGGGCATCATGAAGGCGCAGATCGACTGGATTCCGCTGTCGATCGGCGCCGTGCGTCCGACCCAGGGCAAAACGCTGGCCGTGATGCAGGTCAGCGGCGGCTCCCAGTCGTTCAACGCGGTCAACCAGATGCGTATCCTGGGCCGCTGGATGCGGATGCTGACCATCCCGAACCAGTCGTCGGTGGCCAAGGCGTTCATGGAATTCGACGAGCGCGACCGGATGAGGCCGTCGGCGTATTTCGACCGGGTCGTCGACGTGATGGAGGAGCTCGTGAAGTTCACGTTCCTGACGCGAGATACCGGCGCGTACTTGCTCGACCGCTACAGCGAGCGCAAGGAAAGCGCGGAGGCACTGTCGAAACGCGTGAACCAGCGTGGGATCTGA
- the arsC gene encoding arsenate reductase (glutaredoxin) (This arsenate reductase requires both glutathione and glutaredoxin to convert arsenate to arsenite, after which the efflux transporter formed by ArsA and ArsB can extrude the arsenite from the cell, providing resistance.), which translates to MTDITIYHNPDCGTSRNALAMIRNAGVEPHVVRYLETPPSRDELLALVAAMNVPVRDVLRRKGTPYDALDLDNVKWTDAELIDFMITHPILINRPIVQTPIGTRLCRPSEAVLALLPTPQAAPFTKEDGEVVIDARGKHA; encoded by the coding sequence ATGACCGATATCACGATCTACCACAACCCGGATTGCGGCACCTCGCGCAATGCCCTGGCCATGATCCGCAACGCCGGCGTCGAACCGCACGTGGTGCGCTATCTCGAGACACCGCCGAGTCGCGACGAACTGCTTGCGCTGGTCGCCGCCATGAACGTGCCGGTGCGCGACGTGCTCCGGCGCAAGGGCACGCCGTATGACGCGCTGGATCTCGACAACGTGAAGTGGACCGATGCGGAACTGATCGACTTCATGATCACCCACCCGATTCTCATCAACCGGCCGATCGTGCAGACGCCGATCGGTACGCGGCTTTGCCGTCCCTCGGAAGCGGTCCTCGCGCTCCTGCCGACCCCGCAGGCGGCCCCGTTCACCAAGGAAGACGGCGAAGTCGTGATCGATGCGCGGGGCAAGCATGCCTGA